In the genome of Limnochordia bacterium, the window GGTGAAGGGGAACACCTTCGTGCTCTAGCTTGAACTAAGCGTCTCCGGCCCGAAGTGGCGGAGGAAACCAGCGGAAGGCCACTTCCTAGTTCCTTTCCATCCACTCCTTATCCGGCCACGGTCCATTGGGTCAAATCGATCCCTTCAAGGAACTGAAAAACCCAAGAAGCTTGCCCCGTCGGAAAGCTTAATGGGGAACCGCTACCGAGGTGGAGATGATTCACCCCTTAGAAGCTGTCCTGACATTGGCGTTGGCGCTAAGGAACGAGTACTTAAGGTCGTCTATGAGTCATTATTCTGAAGCTGGCGACGGGCCAGCATCTGTGCGGCCATTGTCTATGCCATAGTCCTTAGATATGGCCAGGAGTTGTGTAGGAAAAACCAGATACTATGGTAGTCTGGGCAGCTCCATGGGCTGTGGCACTGAAGCAGAAAATGGACGATACCCCTCATTCAGCGGAAAACAGGTCACAATTGAATAACAGAATTCCTTCACACATCACAAACGTATAAGTAGCCAATGGAAACTTCTGTTATATTTAGAAGCACAGACAACACTGAGTTTGTGTCTCTGCAGCCAAGCTTTCCTAATCATCTATGAGACTAACTAGGTAAAGTGAGCTACGGATGTAACCGGACTAGTATTGCCGAATAGCCTGGCCGAAGGACCAATTATATGTTCAGGCAGTCACTATGATCTCTTGTAGACGGAATAGCCCTTTATCCATTGGGAAAGAACGACTTTTCCCTAGCATTAGTTGATTTAAAGGATACCGGATTCATATACGCGATTTAGACATTGAGGGAGTTGTTGGTGCCAACCGGGTTATGTTTCATAGGAGACTTCATAGAAACCATCGGCACCCCTGCTTACTTTCCTTAAGACGGTGGTCCATCGGATGGGACGAAGTCAGTTACTATGGAGCATGGGTTATCCTTCCTCTTGAGGAAGACGGATGTTGAGTGTCTATATGCACGATATGTCTTTGTTCAGACCACTTACTGTACCGATAGCAGGGAGTAGTAACTACTGATCGGCTAAGCTGAATCACATTCTACTGTAGAGCGCATGAAAAACTATGAGAGTTATAGAGGAGGTTACTAGCAGTGGGTGCATATAAGTTGCAGCCTTTATCCATTAAAAACGTGACCATACACTCCAACTTCTGGTCTAAGCGAATAGCAGTCAATCAAGATGTCACATTGCCGAGCATATACGATAAATGTGAGCAAACAGGCCGAATTGATGCCTTTGATCTAAATCCCAATGCCAAAGCGCAACCTGTTCTCTATTGGGACTCTGATGTTGCCAAATGGCTTGAAGCCGCATGCTATTCGTTAATAGGCAATGATGATCCGGAGCTAAACTATGTGGTGGAAAGGTTGATCACAAGGATATCTTCCGCCCAACAGCCCGATGGTTACTTGAACACTTTCATTACCTTGGAAAAACCGGACTTACGTTGGAAGAATTTAGGGGTATGGCATGAACTGTACTGTGCAGGACATCTAATCGAAGCCGCCATAGCCCATTACGAAGCGACAGGCAAAGAACATTTCCTAGCCGTAATGCGAAGATACGCTGACTACATAGTGTCAGTTTTTGGAACC includes:
- a CDS encoding glycoside hydrolase family 127 protein, which codes for MGAYKLQPLSIKNVTIHSNFWSKRIAVNQDVTLPSIYDKCEQTGRIDAFDLNPNAKAQPVLYWDSDVAKWLEAACYSLIGNDDPELNYVVERLITRISSAQQPDGYLNTFITLEKPDLRWKNLGVWHELYCAGHLIEAAIAHYEATGKEHFLAVMRRYADYIVSVFGTGKRDGYPGHQEIELALVLQRKTTM